In Streptomyces hawaiiensis, one genomic interval encodes:
- a CDS encoding helix-turn-helix domain-containing protein has product MAPRTAGTARPAERTPVSLTVRPSVGALLPLIGAMGYAEGRFAHSAELALPTGAAQLLVNLDGDSLSSSPLKGADRRTRGAAVHGPYTEPALIDPAQQRAVVWVAFRPGGAHPFLTAPVSAVRDELVGLDELWGTDGAVLRERLLAAMAAGGPAAGLRELEAALLARAEHPLEPDPAVRLAAALLDRGTPVAEVADRLGWTARRLARRCTEQLGLPPKRYARIRRFQRLLGRVNAGHGAPDWTVLAADCGYHDQAHLIHEFRALAGITPTAYAPRSPLERNHVPLGG; this is encoded by the coding sequence ATGGCTCCTCGTACGGCTGGTACGGCTCGTCCGGCGGAGCGGACACCGGTCTCGCTCACGGTCCGGCCGTCGGTAGGCGCCCTGCTGCCGCTGATCGGCGCGATGGGCTACGCCGAGGGCAGGTTCGCGCACTCCGCCGAGCTCGCCCTGCCGACCGGCGCGGCGCAACTGCTGGTGAACCTGGACGGGGACTCCCTGTCCTCCTCCCCGCTGAAGGGCGCGGACCGGCGTACCCGGGGCGCGGCCGTGCACGGGCCCTACACGGAGCCGGCCCTGATCGACCCGGCGCAGCAGCGGGCCGTCGTCTGGGTGGCGTTCCGGCCCGGCGGGGCCCACCCCTTCCTGACCGCCCCGGTCTCCGCGGTCCGCGACGAGCTGGTCGGGCTCGACGAGCTGTGGGGAACGGACGGCGCGGTGCTGCGCGAGCGGCTGCTGGCGGCCATGGCCGCCGGTGGCCCGGCGGCCGGGCTGCGGGAGCTGGAGGCGGCCCTGCTGGCGCGGGCGGAACACCCCTTGGAGCCCGACCCGGCGGTCCGCCTCGCCGCGGCGCTGCTCGACCGCGGCACGCCCGTCGCCGAGGTCGCCGACCGGCTCGGCTGGACCGCCAGGCGGCTGGCCCGCAGATGCACCGAACAGCTGGGGCTCCCGCCCAAGCGGTATGCGCGCATCCGGCGCTTCCAGCGGCTGCTGGGCCGCGTGAACGCAGGGCACGGGGCGCCCGACTGGACGGTCCTCGCCGCGGACTGCGGCTACCACGACCAGGCCCATCTCATCCACGAGTTCCGCGCCCTCGCCGGGATCACGCCGACCGCGTACGCACCGCGCTCGCCGCTCGAACGCAACCACGTTCCGCTCGGCGGGTGA